A genome region from Brassica oleracea var. oleracea cultivar TO1000 chromosome C2, BOL, whole genome shotgun sequence includes the following:
- the LOC106324459 gene encoding uncharacterized protein LOC106324459, whose translation MGGSPPCGDSVRSVKDHRRQEVTSKKWPSKLENDPQITFSPDDAISVHLPHNDPLLIEVGIAKYDVAKVLMDTGSSVDLIFRDTLDKMGVDLRDMKPSSRSLTGFNGASEKMIGTIKLPVYACGVTRTVKFSITRTKAPYNAILGTPWLHSMKAISSTYHQCVKFLGPNGQVLTLRGDQQAARDLLITTDSAPKGRDSRSHT comes from the coding sequence ATGGGAGGCTCGCCTCCTTGTGGCGACTCAGTCCGGTCGGTCAAAGATCATCGACGACAGGAAGTAACCTCGAAGAAATGGCCATCGAAACTCGAGAATGATCCCCAGATCACTTTCTCACCTGACGATGCCATCAGTGTCCACCTACCTCATAACGACCCTCTACTCATCGAAGTAGGAATCGCAAAGTACGACGTCGCCAAAGTCCTGATGGATACTGGCAGTTCAGTCGATCTGATCTTTCGAGATACACTCGATAAGATGGGAGTCGACCTGCGCGATATGAAGCCGTCGTCTCGCTCCCTCACAGGATTCAACGGGGCTTCTGAAAAAATGATCGGGACAATCAAACTCCCAGTCTACGCATGCGGGGTAACGCGCACAGTCAAGTTCTCTATCACCCGAACGAAGGCTCCATATAATGCGATCCTCGGGACCCCTTGGTTGCATTCGATGAAGGCAATATCATCGACCTATCATCAGTGCGTGAAGTTCCTCGGACCAAACGGTCAGGTGCTAACACTTCGAGGGGACCAACAGGCCGCACGCGACCTACTGATTACAACAGATTCAGCCCCAAAAGGACGAGATTCTAGAAGTCACACTTGA